A region from the Halomarina litorea genome encodes:
- the gvpM gene encoding gas vesicle protein GvpM — MEPSRTEQDAVVDLLDVILEEGVLLQADVVISVADIPLVGLQLRAALAGLETMTDYGLMTDWDAAQRRLAREREESPSASSVATGEFAAEESELDDGADGDSR, encoded by the coding sequence ATGGAACCGAGTAGAACCGAGCAGGACGCCGTCGTGGACCTCCTCGACGTGATTCTGGAGGAGGGCGTCCTCCTTCAGGCGGACGTCGTCATCAGCGTGGCGGACATCCCGCTCGTGGGCCTGCAACTCAGGGCGGCGCTGGCCGGCCTGGAGACGATGACGGACTACGGGCTCATGACCGACTGGGACGCCGCCCAGCGTCGACTGGCCCGCGAACGCGAGGAGTCCCCCTCCGCATCGTCGGTGGCGACGGGGGAGTTCGCGGCCGAGGAGTCGGAACTCGACGACGGGGCTGACGGCGACTCCCGCTGA
- a CDS encoding CHRD domain-containing protein — translation MSADEDSRTEVGALFSSGRLLGANEVPPVDSPGDGAAVVAVSPDGDELQYFLYARNTERVTQAHIHVGGPDENGSVVLFLFGREDEDGRFVGALDQGVTSNGLLASGTLSADDLVGPLADADSLDSLLEEMRSGNAYVNVHTAATPGGEIREQVRPVDTVEVEFEEEVTVTGTSGLLDFELETELEIEEDGESVGGVPDSGDGSSDDGE, via the coding sequence GTGAGCGCGGACGAGGACTCCCGGACGGAGGTGGGAGCGCTGTTCAGCAGCGGACGGCTCCTCGGTGCGAACGAGGTTCCGCCGGTCGACTCCCCCGGTGACGGGGCGGCCGTCGTCGCCGTCTCCCCCGACGGGGACGAACTCCAGTACTTCCTGTACGCCCGGAACACGGAGCGGGTGACGCAGGCGCACATCCACGTCGGCGGGCCGGACGAGAACGGATCCGTCGTCCTGTTTCTGTTCGGCCGCGAGGACGAGGACGGCCGGTTCGTCGGCGCCCTCGACCAGGGGGTGACGTCGAACGGCCTCCTCGCGAGTGGGACGCTGTCGGCCGACGACCTCGTCGGCCCGCTGGCGGACGCGGACTCGCTCGACTCGCTCCTCGAGGAGATGCGTTCGGGCAACGCGTACGTCAACGTCCACACGGCGGCCACCCCCGGCGGCGAGATTCGCGAGCAGGTGCGACCCGTCGACACCGTCGAGGTCGAGTTCGAAGAGGAGGTCACCGTCACCGGGACGAGCGGGCTCCTCGACTTCGAACTGGAGACCGAACTCGAAATCGAGGAGGACGGGGAGAGTGTCGGTGGCGTGCCCGACTCCGGCGACGGCAGTTCTGACGACGGCGAGTGA
- a CDS encoding 30S ribosomal protein S17e yields the protein MAIKPAYVKKTATVLLEKYDKAFNSDFERNKDIVTQLTNIESKGVRNRVAGYITRKKGGTAQ from the coding sequence ATGGCCATCAAACCCGCGTACGTCAAGAAGACGGCGACGGTCCTACTCGAGAAGTACGACAAGGCGTTCAACTCGGACTTCGAGCGCAACAAGGACATCGTCACCCAACTGACCAACATCGAGTCGAAGGGGGTCCGCAACCGCGTCGCCGGCTACATCACCCGGAAGAAGGGCGGCACGGCCCAGTAA
- a CDS encoding TetR/AcrR family transcriptional regulator, with translation MTEADDRIMSATYCALCKHGYADLTMHDIAVEYEQSKGNLHYHYDTKRDLLLGFLDHLVERFRGRLPDEDAPPEERLEGFLDATLSPSDGGSHREFRTALLELKAQAPYDEAFRDRLAALDALLRETLRDIVEDGIESGVFAEDADPCALTDLTATVIDGAHVRAVTFGESPAAARELLATRFETHLFREAAEPWVAG, from the coding sequence GTGACCGAGGCCGACGACCGCATCATGTCTGCGACGTACTGCGCCCTCTGCAAGCACGGCTACGCGGACCTGACGATGCACGACATCGCCGTCGAGTACGAACAGAGCAAGGGGAACCTCCACTACCACTACGACACGAAGCGGGACCTCCTGCTCGGCTTCCTCGACCACCTCGTCGAGCGGTTCCGCGGGCGACTGCCCGACGAGGACGCCCCGCCGGAGGAACGGCTGGAGGGCTTCCTCGACGCGACGCTCTCGCCGTCCGACGGGGGGAGCCACCGCGAGTTCCGCACCGCCCTCCTCGAACTGAAGGCGCAGGCCCCCTACGACGAGGCGTTCCGTGACCGGTTGGCGGCGCTCGACGCGCTCCTCCGGGAGACGCTGCGCGACATCGTCGAGGACGGCATCGAGTCCGGCGTCTTCGCCGAGGACGCCGACCCCTGTGCGCTGACCGACCTCACGGCGACGGTCATCGACGGGGCGCACGTCCGCGCCGTCACGTTCGGGGAGTCGCCCGCGGCGGCCCGCGAACTCCTCGCCACGCGCTTCGAGACGCACCTGTTCCGTGAGGCGGCCGAGCCGTGGGTGGCCGGATGA
- a CDS encoding MATE family efflux transporter: MSIRGRLSGLFSVVFKGRDEFDLTSGGIGKPLFYLSLPIVITNLLQTAYNLADTFWLGQYSTEALAAISFAFPMVFLLISLGIGLSTAGSILVAQNTGAGDDEAAEYAASQTVTFSLLVSVALGVVGYFGVGPLLAVLGASADVLPLATEYMQVISLGLPFMFGFFIFISLMRGYGDTVTPMLVMFGTVVFNIVLDPFLIFGWGPFPALGVEGAAVATVVSRGLAMVVGMAIMFAGTRGVEIHLADMRPDPVYLGKIVKLGVPASIEGTGRAVSVNALLLIVGLFPTTVVAAFGIGIRVFSVIFMPAIAVARGVETMAGQNIGAGEEDRAAATSRFAAKTMFVVLGAAGVVTWVFAPAVVGVFTPDPEVVEVGATFLRYVAPSFAFIGVMRSYTGGFRGAGKTLTAAVIAVGMLGVVRLPVAWFASQDVGLGLGSSGIWLSFLVSNVLGAILAYAWYQRGTWRGADVARGPKETYTATDDD, encoded by the coding sequence ATGAGCATCCGCGGTCGGCTCTCGGGGCTGTTCTCCGTCGTCTTCAAGGGACGCGACGAGTTCGACCTCACCTCCGGCGGCATCGGCAAGCCGCTGTTCTATCTCTCCTTGCCCATCGTCATCACGAACCTCCTCCAGACGGCGTACAACCTCGCGGACACGTTCTGGCTCGGGCAGTACTCCACGGAGGCGCTCGCGGCCATCAGCTTCGCCTTCCCGATGGTGTTCCTGCTCATCTCGCTCGGCATCGGCCTCTCGACGGCGGGGAGCATCCTCGTCGCACAGAACACGGGTGCGGGTGACGACGAGGCCGCGGAGTACGCCGCCTCCCAGACGGTGACGTTCTCGTTGCTCGTCTCCGTCGCCCTCGGCGTCGTCGGCTACTTCGGCGTCGGCCCGTTGCTGGCTGTCCTCGGCGCCTCAGCCGATGTCCTCCCCCTCGCCACCGAGTACATGCAGGTCATCTCGCTCGGCCTGCCGTTCATGTTCGGGTTCTTCATCTTCATCTCGCTGATGCGCGGGTACGGCGACACCGTGACGCCGATGCTCGTCATGTTCGGCACCGTCGTCTTCAACATCGTGCTGGACCCGTTCCTCATCTTCGGGTGGGGACCGTTCCCCGCACTCGGCGTCGAGGGGGCCGCAGTCGCCACCGTCGTCTCGCGGGGACTGGCGATGGTCGTCGGCATGGCCATCATGTTCGCGGGGACGCGGGGCGTCGAGATCCACCTCGCGGACATGCGCCCGGACCCCGTCTACCTCGGGAAGATAGTGAAACTGGGCGTGCCGGCCTCCATCGAGGGGACCGGACGGGCCGTCTCTGTCAACGCCCTCCTCCTCATCGTCGGCCTGTTCCCGACGACGGTGGTGGCCGCCTTCGGCATCGGCATCCGCGTCTTCTCGGTCATCTTCATGCCCGCCATCGCCGTCGCCCGCGGGGTGGAGACGATGGCCGGCCAGAACATCGGCGCGGGCGAGGAGGACCGCGCCGCCGCGACGAGTCGCTTCGCCGCCAAGACGATGTTCGTCGTCCTCGGCGCGGCCGGCGTCGTGACGTGGGTGTTCGCGCCGGCCGTCGTCGGCGTGTTCACGCCCGACCCCGAGGTGGTCGAGGTGGGCGCGACGTTCCTGCGCTACGTCGCCCCCTCCTTCGCGTTCATCGGCGTGATGCGCTCGTACACCGGCGGGTTCCGCGGGGCGGGCAAGACGCTCACCGCCGCCGTCATCGCCGTCGGGATGCTCGGCGTCGTCCGTCTCCCGGTCGCGTGGTTCGCCTCGCAGGACGTCGGTCTCGGCCTCGGGTCGTCGGGCATCTGGCTCTCGTTTCTCGTCTCGAACGTCCTCGGGGCGATACTGGCCTACGCGTGGTACCAGCGCGGGACGTGGCGCGGCGCGGACGTCGCCCGCGGACCGAAGGAGACGTACACCGCGACCGACGACGACTGA
- the asd gene encoding aspartate-semialdehyde dehydrogenase gives MAVRVGVLGATGAVGQRLIQLLDPHPDFDLACVTASDESAGKSYREAAKWRIEMAIPDDVAEMTVRRTDADDIPDDVDLLFSSLPSSVGEAVEPGLCEAGYVVSSNSSNDRTADDVPLVIPEVNGDHVDLLEVQQDERGWDGALLKNPNCSTITMVPTLAALDREFGLDAVRVSTLQAVSGAGYSGVSSMEIIDNAIPHIGGEEEKMETEARKLLGSFDGAEVQWHDADVAASCNRIPTLDGHLENVWADLSGDVSTGEAADAMREFPSPDLPSSPDPLIHVFEEPDRPQPRLDRMHGDGMAVTAGGFRETSGGVQYNCLAHNTLRGAAGASVLNGELLAEKGWV, from the coding sequence ATGGCTGTCAGAGTCGGCGTCCTCGGCGCGACCGGTGCCGTAGGCCAGCGCCTCATCCAACTGCTCGACCCGCACCCCGACTTCGACCTCGCGTGCGTCACCGCGAGTGACGAGAGCGCGGGGAAGTCGTATCGGGAGGCCGCGAAGTGGCGAATCGAGATGGCCATCCCCGACGACGTGGCGGAGATGACCGTCCGGCGAACCGACGCCGACGACATCCCCGACGACGTGGACCTGTTGTTCTCCTCGCTGCCCTCCTCGGTCGGCGAGGCCGTCGAACCCGGCCTCTGCGAGGCGGGCTACGTCGTCTCCTCGAACTCCTCGAACGACAGAACCGCTGACGACGTCCCCCTCGTCATCCCCGAGGTCAACGGCGACCACGTCGACCTGCTCGAAGTCCAGCAGGACGAACGCGGCTGGGACGGTGCACTCCTGAAGAACCCGAACTGTTCGACCATCACGATGGTCCCGACGCTCGCCGCCCTCGACCGCGAGTTCGGTCTCGACGCCGTCCGCGTCTCCACCCTGCAGGCCGTCTCCGGCGCGGGCTACTCCGGCGTCTCCTCGATGGAGATCATCGACAACGCCATCCCGCACATCGGCGGCGAGGAGGAGAAGATGGAGACGGAAGCCCGGAAACTGCTCGGGTCGTTCGACGGTGCCGAGGTCCAGTGGCACGACGCCGACGTCGCCGCCTCGTGTAACCGCATCCCCACCCTCGACGGGCACCTCGAGAACGTCTGGGCCGACCTCTCGGGGGACGTCTCGACGGGCGAGGCGGCCGACGCGATGCGCGAGTTCCCGAGTCCCGACCTGCCGTCCTCGCCGGACCCGCTCATCCACGTCTTCGAGGAACCCGACCGCCCCCAACCACGACTCGACCGGATGCACGGCGACGGGATGGCCGTCACCGCCGGCGGGTTCCGCGAGACCAGCGGAGGCGTCCAGTACAACTGCCTCGCGCACAACACCCTGCGCGGGGCGGCGGGCGCGAGTGTCCTGAACGGCGAACTCCTCGCCGAGAAGGGCTGGGTCTGA
- a CDS encoding NADP-dependent malic enzyme, translated as MSLDDDALEYHRRDPPGKIEISTTKPTNTQRDLSLAYSPGVAAPCREIADDPDEAYTYTAKGNMVGVVSNGSAVLGLGDIGAQASKPVMEGKGVLFKRFADIDVFDIELDEDDPDRLVEAIKMMEPTFGGINLEDIKAPECFEIEERLREEMSIPVFHDDQHGTAIITGAALLNAADIAGKEIEDLTVAFSGAGAAATATANFYVSLGVPPENIAMCDIDGVLTTDRAEAGDLTPQTEPFAVDTPEDAGLSDIIEGRDVFVGLSVGGIVSQEMVRSMADDPIIFAMANPDPEITYPEAKDAREDDVIVATGRSDYPNQVNNVLCFPFLFRGALDVRATEINEAMTVAAAEALADLARQDVPDAVRKAYGDQPLQFGPDYIIPKPVDQRVLFEVAGAVAEAAMESGAARRELDLTAYREQLEARLGKSREMMRVVLNKAKSDPKRVVLAEGDDEKMIRAAVQMHEERIAEPILVGDRRDIERTIDRLDLGVFPTVVDPDEQSLAPYADRLHELRKRKGITRGEASELIEDGNYLGSVMVEMGDADAMLTGLTHHYPTALRPPLQVVGTASDTDYAAGVYMLTFKNRVVFCADATVNQDPDENALAEVARHAAGVARRFDVDPQVALLSYSDFGSVDNEGTRKPRRAAQLLRSDPDVDFPVDGEMQADTAVVEEMLNGTYEFCDLDEPANVLVFPNLEAGNIGYKLLQRLGGADATGPMLAGMDKPVHVLQRGDEVKDIVNLAGVAVVDAQERE; from the coding sequence ATGAGCCTCGACGACGACGCACTGGAGTACCACCGACGCGACCCACCCGGCAAGATCGAGATCAGCACGACCAAGCCCACGAACACCCAGCGAGACCTCTCGCTGGCGTACTCGCCGGGCGTGGCCGCCCCCTGCCGGGAAATCGCCGACGACCCGGACGAGGCGTACACGTACACCGCGAAGGGGAACATGGTGGGCGTCGTCTCGAACGGCTCCGCCGTCCTCGGCCTCGGTGACATCGGGGCGCAGGCCTCCAAGCCGGTCATGGAGGGGAAGGGCGTGCTGTTCAAGCGCTTCGCCGACATCGACGTCTTCGACATCGAACTCGACGAGGACGACCCGGACCGTCTCGTGGAGGCCATCAAGATGATGGAGCCGACGTTCGGGGGCATCAACTTAGAGGACATCAAGGCCCCCGAGTGCTTCGAGATAGAGGAACGCCTGCGCGAGGAGATGTCCATCCCCGTCTTCCACGACGACCAGCACGGCACCGCCATCATCACCGGGGCGGCGCTGCTCAACGCCGCCGACATCGCCGGCAAAGAGATAGAAGACCTCACCGTCGCCTTCTCGGGGGCGGGGGCGGCCGCCACCGCGACGGCGAACTTCTACGTCTCGCTCGGCGTCCCCCCGGAGAACATCGCGATGTGCGACATCGACGGCGTGCTCACGACCGACCGCGCCGAGGCGGGCGACCTGACCCCGCAGACCGAACCCTTCGCCGTCGATACGCCCGAGGATGCGGGGCTGTCCGACATCATCGAGGGACGGGACGTGTTCGTGGGGCTGTCGGTGGGCGGCATCGTCTCCCAGGAGATGGTGCGGTCGATGGCCGACGACCCCATCATCTTCGCGATGGCCAATCCTGACCCCGAAATCACCTACCCCGAGGCGAAAGACGCCCGCGAGGACGACGTCATCGTCGCCACCGGGCGCTCGGACTACCCCAACCAGGTCAACAACGTCCTCTGCTTCCCGTTCCTGTTCCGGGGGGCACTCGACGTGCGCGCCACCGAGATCAACGAGGCGATGACGGTGGCGGCGGCGGAGGCGCTGGCGGACCTCGCGCGACAGGACGTCCCCGACGCGGTGCGGAAGGCCTACGGCGACCAGCCGCTCCAGTTCGGCCCCGACTACATTATCCCCAAGCCCGTCGATCAGCGGGTGCTGTTCGAGGTGGCGGGGGCCGTCGCGGAGGCGGCCATGGAGTCGGGGGCGGCGCGGCGCGAACTCGACCTGACCGCCTACCGCGAGCAGTTGGAAGCGCGCCTCGGCAAGTCCCGCGAGATGATGCGCGTCGTCCTCAACAAGGCCAAGAGCGACCCGAAACGCGTCGTCCTCGCGGAGGGCGACGACGAGAAGATGATTCGCGCCGCCGTCCAGATGCACGAGGAACGCATCGCCGAACCCATCCTCGTCGGCGACCGGCGGGACATCGAGCGCACCATCGACCGACTCGACCTCGGGGTGTTCCCGACCGTCGTGGACCCCGACGAGCAGAGCCTCGCACCCTACGCCGACCGGTTACACGAACTCCGAAAGCGAAAGGGCATCACGCGCGGCGAGGCGTCGGAACTCATCGAGGACGGCAACTACCTCGGGAGCGTGATGGTGGAGATGGGCGACGCGGACGCCATGCTCACCGGCCTCACGCACCACTACCCGACGGCACTCCGCCCGCCCCTGCAGGTGGTCGGGACGGCCAGCGACACCGACTACGCGGCGGGCGTCTACATGCTGACGTTCAAGAACCGCGTCGTCTTCTGTGCGGACGCTACGGTCAATCAGGACCCCGACGAGAACGCGCTGGCGGAGGTGGCCCGGCACGCCGCCGGGGTCGCCCGCCGGTTCGACGTGGACCCGCAGGTGGCGCTGCTGTCGTACTCGGACTTCGGGAGCGTCGACAACGAGGGAACCCGAAAGCCGCGCCGGGCGGCCCAGTTGCTCCGGTCAGACCCGGACGTCGATTTCCCCGTCGACGGCGAGATGCAGGCCGACACCGCGGTGGTCGAGGAGATGCTCAACGGCACCTACGAGTTCTGTGACCTCGACGAACCCGCTAACGTCCTCGTCTTCCCCAATCTGGAGGCAGGGAACATCGGCTACAAACTCCTCCAGCGCTTGGGTGGGGCCGACGCGACGGGGCCAATGCTCGCGGGGATGGACAAGCCCGTCCACGTCCTCCAGCGCGGCGACGAGGTCAAGGACATCGTCAACCTCGCCGGGGTGGCGGTGGTCGACGCACAGGAGCGAGAGTAG
- a CDS encoding VOC family protein: MDLIHVRLHVADADESADWYVEQLDFERSWEFESDGARHVYVADGNGFELQLTDEEGVDVISEADQFDHLAIGVEDVDEAFEDIENHGVIKEPADQPAASARTAFLEDPDGHVVELVQPLDD; encoded by the coding sequence ATGGACCTCATCCACGTCCGACTGCACGTCGCGGACGCCGACGAGAGCGCAGACTGGTACGTCGAGCAACTGGACTTCGAGCGCTCGTGGGAGTTCGAGAGCGACGGCGCGCGCCACGTCTACGTCGCCGACGGCAACGGCTTCGAACTCCAGTTGACCGACGAGGAGGGCGTCGACGTCATCAGCGAGGCCGACCAGTTCGACCACCTCGCCATCGGCGTCGAGGACGTCGACGAGGCGTTCGAGGACATCGAGAACCACGGCGTCATCAAGGAGCCGGCCGACCAGCCCGCGGCGAGCGCGCGCACCGCCTTCCTCGAGGACCCTGACGGCCACGTCGTCGAACTCGTCCAGCCGCTGGACGACTGA
- a CDS encoding cyclophilin-like fold protein yields MSDLRLTVDGRQLTARWTDENPETRAAIEEALPLAGDASRWGDELYFDVPVDVPTENGREAVEVGSVAYWPGGSVLCLFWGPTPASEGDEPRAASPVNVVARIDDVSALSEVDGGASVRVELDPGR; encoded by the coding sequence ATGTCCGACCTCAGACTCACCGTCGACGGCCGACAGCTGACCGCGCGGTGGACCGACGAGAACCCGGAGACGCGCGCGGCCATCGAGGAGGCACTCCCTCTCGCCGGTGACGCCTCTCGCTGGGGCGACGAACTGTACTTCGACGTGCCGGTCGACGTACCCACCGAGAACGGCCGCGAGGCCGTCGAGGTCGGGAGTGTGGCCTACTGGCCCGGCGGCTCGGTGCTCTGTCTGTTCTGGGGGCCGACGCCCGCGAGCGAGGGCGACGAACCGCGGGCCGCCTCGCCGGTGAACGTCGTCGCGCGAATCGACGACGTGAGCGCACTCTCGGAGGTGGACGGCGGCGCGTCGGTGCGGGTGGAACTCGACCCGGGACGGTAG
- a CDS encoding FAD-binding and (Fe-S)-binding domain-containing protein, whose protein sequence is MAVEDRYYDPDDLNTSADSLGHDRPDVEEYRDLAADLRRDVKGGVEFDEYAQILYATDGSIYQARPAGVVYPMDTADVQSTARVAAEHGVPLMPRGTGSSLAGQAVGPGCIVMDMTRHMDDVVDIDPDEQLATVQPGLVQDHLDNELAEYGLKFAPDPASSGRSTVGGGIGNNSTGAHSVRYGITDAYTEELRVVLANGDLIHTREVVLDSEEWDDIVSRDTLESAIYETTRELVEDNREEIEDKFPTLKRSVSGYNLHKVVYENDDGEEVINLSKLFVGAEATLGTVVEATVSLVTKPEETALALYCFENLVDAMKAVPEALDHGASAVELMDDEVFRLALESTEYAQYAEPIPEGTAAALMLEWDSEVCDDFEEAVAEANAHFVHSGDAFDVLEAYTEEDQDKLWKLRKAAIPLLMGLQGDPKPYPFIEDATVPPEELAEYVMEFEQVLEDHDTSAAYFAHAGAGTLHIRPILNLKDGEGIEKMHSITEDVTDLVLKHHGSFSGEHGDGMARTEFNPKMYGDQLWTAFKELKTAFDPDWQMHPGNVVYRDGPEDVGPEGDRGVGADMRENLRYGTGYQSLEPQTTMDFSDEGGFSHLVELCNGCGTCRTTTTDTMCPTYRASKEEIQTTRGRANMLRAAISGEIPEEEMYSEQFQEEVLDLCVGCKGCQSDCPTGVDMAKLKTEVKHQYHKEKGASARSRMFAEIDTLSKLGSTFAPLANLAPKLPGAREFMEDTLGIAADRELPHFTRDTLEDWLEARGGSTVPLRDAEQKVLLFPDTYTNYSYPAPGKAAVKALEAAGCHVAIPDDVGPSGRAAHSKGFLDKSRARARHNVDALHARVADGWDVVFIEPSDAVMFQDEYLDLLTGDEVVDVAGSAYGVCEYIDTHRLDEEMDFAGSATSLTYHGHCNQKATNKDHHAVGVLRRSGYDVDPLDSGCCGMAGSFGYEAEHYDISQAIGRILFRQVETSDGEQVTAPGASCRSQLGDRPGEELPPHPIEMVAAAIDGEPVATTNSAQSQSVAASVASVLGFGK, encoded by the coding sequence ATGGCTGTCGAGGACCGGTACTACGACCCTGACGATTTGAACACGTCTGCGGACTCCCTGGGGCACGACCGCCCCGACGTCGAGGAGTATCGCGACCTCGCGGCGGACCTCCGCCGCGACGTGAAAGGCGGCGTCGAGTTCGACGAGTACGCCCAGATCCTGTACGCTACGGACGGGAGCATCTACCAGGCCCGGCCCGCCGGCGTGGTGTACCCGATGGACACCGCCGACGTGCAGTCGACGGCCCGCGTCGCCGCCGAGCACGGCGTCCCCCTGATGCCTCGCGGCACCGGGTCGTCGCTCGCCGGACAGGCGGTCGGTCCCGGCTGCATCGTCATGGACATGACGCGGCACATGGACGACGTCGTCGACATCGACCCGGACGAACAGTTGGCGACGGTCCAGCCCGGTCTCGTGCAGGACCACCTCGACAACGAACTCGCGGAGTACGGGCTGAAGTTCGCCCCCGACCCGGCGTCGTCGGGCCGGTCGACCGTGGGCGGCGGCATCGGCAACAACTCGACCGGCGCACACTCCGTGCGCTACGGTATCACCGACGCCTACACCGAGGAACTGCGCGTCGTCCTCGCGAACGGCGACCTGATTCACACCCGCGAGGTCGTCCTCGACTCCGAGGAGTGGGACGACATCGTCTCGCGCGACACGCTCGAATCTGCCATCTACGAGACCACGCGCGAACTGGTCGAGGACAATCGGGAGGAGATCGAGGACAAGTTCCCCACCCTGAAACGCTCCGTCTCGGGGTACAACCTCCACAAGGTCGTCTACGAGAACGACGACGGCGAGGAGGTCATCAACCTCTCGAAACTGTTCGTCGGCGCGGAGGCGACGCTCGGCACCGTCGTCGAGGCCACCGTCTCGCTGGTGACGAAACCCGAGGAGACGGCGCTCGCGCTCTACTGCTTCGAGAACCTCGTCGACGCGATGAAGGCCGTCCCCGAGGCCCTCGACCACGGGGCCAGCGCCGTCGAACTGATGGACGACGAGGTGTTCCGCCTCGCCCTCGAATCGACCGAGTACGCCCAGTACGCCGAACCCATCCCCGAGGGGACGGCCGCCGCCCTCATGCTGGAGTGGGACTCCGAGGTCTGCGACGACTTCGAGGAGGCCGTCGCGGAGGCCAACGCCCACTTCGTCCACAGCGGCGACGCCTTCGACGTCCTCGAAGCGTACACCGAGGAGGACCAGGACAAACTCTGGAAGCTCCGAAAGGCCGCGATTCCGCTCCTGATGGGCCTGCAGGGCGACCCCAAGCCCTACCCGTTCATCGAGGACGCCACCGTCCCGCCCGAGGAACTCGCCGAGTACGTCATGGAGTTCGAGCAGGTGCTGGAGGACCACGACACCTCCGCGGCGTACTTCGCGCACGCCGGAGCGGGGACACTCCACATCCGGCCCATCCTCAACCTGAAGGACGGCGAGGGCATCGAGAAGATGCACTCCATCACCGAGGACGTCACCGACCTCGTCCTCAAGCACCACGGGTCGTTCTCGGGCGAGCACGGCGACGGGATGGCCCGCACCGAGTTCAACCCGAAGATGTACGGCGACCAGCTCTGGACGGCGTTCAAGGAGCTGAAGACCGCCTTCGACCCCGACTGGCAGATGCACCCCGGCAACGTCGTCTACCGCGACGGCCCCGAGGACGTCGGGCCGGAGGGCGACCGCGGCGTCGGCGCGGACATGCGCGAGAACCTCCGCTACGGCACGGGCTACCAGTCGCTCGAACCGCAGACGACGATGGACTTCTCGGACGAGGGCGGCTTCTCGCACCTCGTCGAACTCTGTAACGGCTGTGGGACCTGCCGGACGACGACCACGGACACGATGTGTCCGACCTACCGCGCCTCCAAGGAGGAGATTCAGACCACCCGCGGGCGGGCGAACATGCTCCGCGCGGCCATCTCCGGCGAGATTCCCGAAGAGGAGATGTACTCCGAGCAGTTCCAGGAGGAGGTTCTCGACCTCTGTGTCGGCTGTAAGGGCTGTCAATCGGACTGCCCGACGGGCGTCGACATGGCGAAGCTGAAGACCGAGGTCAAACACCAGTACCACAAGGAGAAGGGCGCGAGCGCCCGCTCGCGGATGTTCGCGGAGATAGACACCCTCTCGAAGCTCGGAAGCACGTTCGCGCCGCTGGCGAACCTCGCGCCGAAACTGCCCGGCGCGCGCGAGTTCATGGAGGACACGCTCGGCATCGCCGCCGACCGCGAACTCCCACACTTCACGCGCGACACGCTGGAAGACTGGCTCGAGGCCCGCGGCGGGTCGACCGTCCCGCTCCGCGACGCCGAGCAGAAGGTGCTGCTGTTCCCCGACACGTACACGAACTACAGCTACCCCGCACCCGGCAAGGCCGCGGTGAAGGCACTCGAAGCCGCCGGCTGTCACGTCGCCATCCCGGACGACGTCGGTCCCTCCGGTCGGGCGGCCCACTCGAAGGGCTTCCTCGACAAGTCCCGCGCCCGCGCCCGGCACAACGTGGACGCCCTCCACGCCCGGGTCGCGGACGGCTGGGACGTGGTGTTCATCGAACCCTCGGACGCCGTGATGTTCCAGGACGAGTACCTCGACCTGCTGACCGGCGACGAGGTGGTCGACGTCGCGGGCAGCGCCTACGGCGTCTGTGAGTACATCGACACGCACCGGCTGGACGAGGAGATGGACTTCGCCGGCTCCGCGACGTCGCTGACCTACCACGGCCACTGCAACCAGAAGGCCACGAACAAGGACCACCACGCGGTCGGCGTCCTCCGACGCTCGGGCTACGACGTGGACCCCCTCGACTCCGGGTGCTGTGGGATGGCCGGGTCGTTCGGCTACGAGGCCGAACACTACGACATCTCGCAGGCCATCGGCCGCATCCTCTTCCGGCAGGTCGAGACGAGCGACGGCGAGCAGGTGACCGCCCCCGGCGCGTCCTGTCGCTCCCAGCTCGGCGACCGGCCCGGTGAGGAGCTGCCGCCCCACCCCATCGAGATGGTCGCCGCGGCCATCGACGGCGAACCGGTGGCGACGACGAACTCGGCCCAGTCGCAGTCCGTCGCCGCCAGCGTCGCGTCCGTGCTCGGCTTCGGGAAGTAA